In Sphingomonas sp. JUb134, the sequence GACGGGGCTCGAACCCGCGACCTCCGGCGTGACAGGCCGGCGCTCTAACCAACTGAGCTACACCCGCTCGCTTGCGAGGAGGCGGCCTCTAAGCGAGGGCCCCGGACCTGTCAACCGCCTTCCCATCGGGTTTTTCGCCGGCCGACGCGTTCCCGGCCTGAACCGGGGTGCCGGGCGGTGCGACGTCATTCACGAGCGTGCCGTGCTCGAACAGGAAGCCCGCGATGTCGGGCTTGCCGGCCGCCTTCACGACCGTCTGGATGATGATGAGCAGCGGCACCGCGAGCAGCGCGCCGGGTGTCCCCCAGACCCATCCCCAGAAGCTGAGCGCCACCAGGATCATGAGCGGGCTGATGGTCAGGCGATGGCCGACGATCAGCGGGGTGACGACGTTCGCCTCCACCAGATGCGCGCCGACCATGATCGCGGCCGGCAGCAGCGCCCACCAGACGTCGGTGAAGGTCATGAGCCCGCCCAGCGCCAGCAGCGCCGCCGACAGGATGGGGCCGAAATAGGGAATGTAGTTGAGCACGGCGACGATGCCGCCCCACATGAGCGGCGTCGGCATCCCCACGAACCACAGGGCACCCGCCACCAGCAGCCCCAGCGTGAGGTTGATGAAGGAGATGGTGCCCAGATAGGCGGAGGTGAAGTCGACCACGTCCTGGATCACCCGCGCCGTCGCCATCGCGCCACCAAAGCTGGTGCGGCTGGTGATCGCCGAGCGCCTGAGCCGCGTCCAGCCGGCCAGGAAGAAGTAGATCACCAGGATCGCGAAGAACATCTCGATCAGCGCGGAGGGCGCCGTGCTGGCGGTGAAATCGAGCAGCGACGCCGGGCGCTCGGCCGTGGTGCCGGTCTGCCGGACGGGCGTGTTCGCGACGTTGGCAAGCAGTTCGTTCACGAACCGCTCCAGGTTGGAATAAAAGTCGATCAGCGGCGCGATGTTCTGCTGCACGCGCTCGATCCGCTCGGGCAGGATCTCCGCCCAGCCCCAGGCCGGCAGCACGATCGAGGCGATCGCGCCGTTGGCGACGACCAGGAACAGGAGCACGCACACGAAGGCGGCGAGCGGGGCTGGCAGCCGGCGGCGCTCCAGCCACTCGAGCAGCGGCACCAGCGCGATCGCGATGACGATGGCGGCGGTGAGCGGCAGGAAGAAGCGCGACCCCGCTTTCAGGGCGAACGGCAGGGCGAGGACCAGGCCGGCCCCCGCGATCAGGGTGAGCGCGGCGAGCAGGCGGTCGCGGCGCAGCTCTTCCTTGGGGGCGCCCTCCGCCGCTTCGGGCAGCGCCGGTTCGACCACGGTCGTGGCGGAAGAAGGGGCGGGAACGGATTCGGCGATACCGAAATGGTCCAAGTGCGGATGTCCTTTCGGTCGCACCGTAGCGGCTTTCCCGACGCGTGTAATCCCGTCCCGCTCGAAGCGTGCGCCGTAGATATGAAAGAGGCCGCCGAGCCCCCGCAGGGGCCCGACGACCTCAAGCATGGTCAGCGGCCGGAAGCTCCAGCCCGGGAGACCATGCG encodes:
- a CDS encoding AI-2E family transporter, which translates into the protein MVEPALPEAAEGAPKEELRRDRLLAALTLIAGAGLVLALPFALKAGSRFFLPLTAAIVIAIALVPLLEWLERRRLPAPLAAFVCVLLFLVVANGAIASIVLPAWGWAEILPERIERVQQNIAPLIDFYSNLERFVNELLANVANTPVRQTGTTAERPASLLDFTASTAPSALIEMFFAILVIYFFLAGWTRLRRSAITSRTSFGGAMATARVIQDVVDFTSAYLGTISFINLTLGLLVAGALWFVGMPTPLMWGGIVAVLNYIPYFGPILSAALLALGGLMTFTDVWWALLPAAIMVGAHLVEANVVTPLIVGHRLTISPLMILVALSFWGWVWGTPGALLAVPLLIIIQTVVKAAGKPDIAGFLFEHGTLVNDVAPPGTPVQAGNASAGEKPDGKAVDRSGALA